The genomic region CTCACCACGCCGTCCGAACGCTTCGGCGATCTCGCGTGCAGTAGCATGATCAGAAGCGGCACGATGACGATCTCGCCGGCCACCAGCATCACTCCGGATACATCCGAGACATTCAGGATCCGGGCGCCAAGGGTGGCCCCTGTACCGATAGCCGAGTTGATCACGGCCGAATGGATCGCGGCCGCGGGCATGGCCGCGCTACCGGCCGCGCGCAAGATCCAGGTCTGGAGGCCCGCGAACAACGCTGCGACCGCGGTGCCCCAGATGACGAGCAAGGCCACGACCAAAGAGATCTCCAGTTGAGGGCCAAACCATCCAAGGCCGACCAGCGCTCCCGAGAGCGCAAGCAGTCCCCACGTGATAACGGATTTCATGAAGCGATCGATCAGAAAGCCGGTCAGAACGTTGCCAAGGAATCCCGCTCCGCCGAAACCGAACAGCATCACACCGATCATGACGGGCGGCACATCCGGAATCTGCCCAAGGAACGGTTCGATGAAGGTGTATGCCGCGAAATTCGCTGCCGCCATGAACGCCGTTACGGCATAGATTCTCCGCAGGTCCCGCCTGCGCAACACCGCTGCCAGCGCTCTCCATCCGGTCGGCGATCCCGCCTGAATTTGCGGAAGAAGGCCGGCCATCAGGCCGGAGGCGAATAATCCGACCGCGCCGATCACACCAAACGCCGTGCGCCACCCGCTGGTCTGTCCAATGAGGTTGACGAGCGGCACGCCGATGACCGTTGCCATCGAAATTCCGCCGAACACGATCGCGGTCGCAACACCCATACGATCCAACGGCGCGATCTGCGCGGCGATCGCCGCTGCCATGGCCCAGAAGAAGCCGTGAACGACGGCGCCCACCGCCCGCGCCAGCATCAGCGCTTCCAGACTATGGGAGTGCATCGCGGCCAGATTGGTTGCGGAAA from Bradyrhizobium elkanii USDA 76 harbors:
- a CDS encoding MFS transporter — encoded protein: MTGSALRVWLAVIVLGVASFTMVTTEFAPIGLLSQIAFDLGQDQAAVGLAVTLYAWIGAASGLLSAVLLQRCPRKPLLVVLMLVLSATNLAAMHSHSLEALMLARAVGAVVHGFFWAMAAAIAAQIAPLDRMGVATAIVFGGISMATVIGVPLVNLIGQTSGWRTAFGVIGAVGLFASGLMAGLLPQIQAGSPTGWRALAAVLRRRDLRRIYAVTAFMAAANFAAYTFIEPFLGQIPDVPPVMIGVMLFGFGGAGFLGNVLTGFLIDRFMKSVITWGLLALSGALVGLGWFGPQLEISLVVALLVIWGTAVAALFAGLQTWILRAAGSAAMPAAAIHSAVINSAIGTGATLGARILNVSDVSGVMLVAGEIVIVPLLIMLLHARSPKRSDGVVSSIGS